Within the Acidipropionibacterium acidipropionici genome, the region GTGGTCGGCATCGAGGCCCGCGGTTTCGTCTTCGCCGCACCGGTGGCGCTGTCCATGGGGATCGGCTTCGTGCCGGTGCGCAAGCCCGGCAAGCTGCCCCGCGAGGTGTACTCGCAGAGCTTCGACCTGGAGTACGGCTCCGAGACCCTCACGGTCCACCGCGACGCCATTCCCCGGGGGGCCCGGGTGATGATCGTCGACGACATCCTGGCCACCGGCGGCACCATCGCCGCCACGGCAGGACTGCTGAGGCATCTGGACGTCACCCTGGCCCAGGTCTCAGTTCTCATGGAGCTGCCGGCGCTGGGCGGGAGGGCCACCCTGGAGAAGGCGGGCATCGACTCCTTCAACGCCGTCGTCGCGGGCTGAGCCCGCGATGTCCGAGGAGACCCAGGCGGCCGCGGAGAGCACCAGGACCATCAAGCGGACGACCCTGGTCAACCTGCCTTTCAAGACCCACAGTCCGATGGCCGAGCTGGGCCGTCGGGCCGGCCTGGCGCTGCTGCTGATGGTGATCAGCACCATCATCGTCTACGTGGACCGGGGCTCCTACATCGACAACGTCGCCCACGACGGGGTGTCCTTCATCGACGCCCTGTATTACTCGACGGTGACCGTCACCACCACCGGGTACGGAGACATCACCCCGCTGACCCCGCACGCCAGACTCATCAGCGCCGTCGTCATCACCCCGTTGAGGATCGCCTTCCTGGTGCTGTTGGTGGGCGCCACCCTGGAGGTCCTGGCCACCGAGGGGCGGCGCAGCATGCGCGACGCCGGCTGGAGGAGAAATATGCGCAATCACACCGTCGTCATCGGATACGGGACCAAGGGCCGAAGCGCCATCACCACCCTGCGCAGCCACGACATCCCCTCCGACCGGATCGTCGTCATCGACGCCAGGGCGGCGGCGGTGGCCGAGGCCAACCGCAACGGGCTGGCCGCCTTCGAGGGGGACGCCACCCGCCGCGAACTGCTGCGCCGCGCCGAGATCGGCAAGGCCCGCGAGGTCATCATCACCCTGCCCCGCGACGACACCGCAATCCTCACCACCCTCACCGTCCGCCAGCTCAACGCCCGCTGCCACATCGTGGTGGCCGGCCGCGAGGAGGAGAACCTGCCGCTGCTTCGCGAGTCGGGGGCCGACTCGGTGGTCACCTCCGCCGACGCGGTGGGCCGTCTGCTCGGCCTGTCCTCGGTGAACCCGCATGTCGGCGAGGTGGTCGACGACCTGCTGTCCAGCGCCCACGGCATGGAGGTGATCCAGCGCCGGGTCAGCGCCGACGAGGTCGGCGCCCGCCCCGACGACATCGTCAACGAGCGGGTTCTGGCGGTGATCCGCAACGACACCCTGCTGAACTTCTACGACCCGAACCTCGAACGGCTCGCCACCGGGGACCAGATCGTGGTGGTACGCCGAGCGCTGACCCGGCGTCCACGCTTCCCGGCATCTCCGCAGAGCTGATGGGCCCGAACTAGACTGACGGCCCTACGCGGCGCAGTATCCGCGGGGACAGGAGGGTGATCGTGGCCGAGGAGAGCGTGTACGGGCCCTACGGGGCCGGCCGCGGTGCGCCCGGACGCCCCAGGTCCCAGGAACTGGCCAAGGCCCCCCAGCCGCGGATGCGGATGAGGGAGCGGTTCGTACGCTGGCGCGCCCCCAAACAGGCCACCCAGGCCGTCCTGGACCCGCTCATCTCCACCGTGCTGGCCGCCCACCCGAGTTCAGACATCGCGCTGCTGGAGCGGGCTTATGAGACCGCCGACCACTACCACCGCGGCCAGACCCGCAAATCCGGGGACCCCTACATCACCCATCCGCTCGCGGTGGCGATGATCCTGGCCGAGCTCGGCATGGACGACCAGACGCTGTGCGCGGGCCTGCTCCACGACACCGTCGAGGACACCTCCTACACCATGGAGCAGCTCACCGCCGATTTCGGCGAGGAGGTCGCCCTGCTCGTCGACGGCGTCACGAAACTCGACAAGGTGCAGTACGGGTCCTCGGCGAAGGCCGAGACGATCCGCAAAATGGTCATCGCCATGAGCCGCGACATCCGGGTGCTGGTGATCAAGCTGGCCGACCGCCTCCACAACATGCGGACCCTGGGGTTCCTGCGCCCTGACAAGCAGAACCGGATCGCCAAGGAGACACTGGAGATCTTCGCGCCGCTGGCCCACCGCCTCGGCATGAACGCCGTCAAGTGGGAACTGGAGGATCTGGCCTTCTCCACCACCCAGCCCAAGCTCTACGACGAGATCGTCCACCTGGTGGCCGAGCAGGCCCCGCAGCGGGAGAAGCAGCTCAAGGAGGTCATCGAGATCGTCCGGGCCGACTTGGCCGAGGCCAGCATCAACGCCACCGTCTACGGCCGCCCGAAGCACTACTACTCCATCTACCAGAAGATGGTGGTGCGCGGCCGCGACTTCTCCGACATCTACGACCTGGTCGGCCTGCGCATCCTGGTCGACACGCCCCGCGACTGCTACGCGGCCCTCGGCGTCATGCACGTCCGCTGGAACCCGCTGCCCGGCAGGTTCAAGGACTACATCGCGATGCCGAAGTACAACATGTACCAGTCCCTGCACACCACTGTGCTGGGGCCCGGCGGCAAGCCGGTGGAACTGCAGATCCGCACCCACGACATGCACCGGCGGGCCGAGTACGGCGTCGCGGCGCACTGGAAGTACAAGGAGGATCCCAACGCCGTCGGCAAGGGGATCCACTCCGACGGGTCGGAGCTGTCGTGGGTGCGCTCCCTCAACCAGTGGTCCAAGGAGGAGGACGACCCCAGCGAGTTCCTCGACTCGCTGCGCTTCGAGATCAACTCCACCGAGGTCTACGTCTTCACCCCCAGGGGAGACGTGATATCCCTGCCTCAGGGCGCCACCCCGGTCGACTTCGCCTACTCGGTGCACACCGAGGTGGGCCACCACTGCATCGGCGCCCGGGTCAACGGGAAACTCGTCCCCCTGGAGACCCAGCTGGCCAACGGCGATGTCGTCGACGTGCTCACCTCCAACGCCCCTGACGCCGGGCCGAGCCGCGACTGGCTGCGCTTCGTCGCCAGCCCGAGGGCCCGCTCCAAGATCAAGGCCCACTTCACCCGCGAGCGCCGCGAGGAGTCGATCGAGAACGGCAAGGAGGCCATCGCCAAGGAGATCCGCCACGGCGGCCTGCACCTGCAGAACCTGCTGACGGTGGAGTACCTCACCGCGGTAGCCAATGACCTCAAGGTGGCCGACGTCAACGCCCTCTACGCCGCGGTGGGGGAGCACAACATCAGCCCCCAGTCCGTCGTCGAGAAGCTCGTGGCGCTGGGCGGGGGAGCCGAGGAGACCCGCGCCGACCGCGACGAGGACACCCCCGTGGGGATGGCCCCGCCGCCGGTGCGCCGGCACTCCGAGACCGGCGTCATCGTCGACGGCGACCCCGACATGCTGGTCAAACTGGCCCGCTGCTGCACCCCGCTGCCAGGCGACGAGATCATG harbors:
- a CDS encoding adenine phosphoribosyltransferase, giving the protein MTATIASGRSRLISGLIRSVPDFPESGVDFKDITPLLANPNGFSAAVEELVATAPRDIDVVVGIEARGFVFAAPVALSMGIGFVPVRKPGKLPREVYSQSFDLEYGSETLTVHRDAIPRGARVMIVDDILATGGTIAATAGLLRHLDVTLAQVSVLMELPALGGRATLEKAGIDSFNAVVAG
- a CDS encoding potassium channel family protein codes for the protein MSEETQAAAESTRTIKRTTLVNLPFKTHSPMAELGRRAGLALLLMVISTIIVYVDRGSYIDNVAHDGVSFIDALYYSTVTVTTTGYGDITPLTPHARLISAVVITPLRIAFLVLLVGATLEVLATEGRRSMRDAGWRRNMRNHTVVIGYGTKGRSAITTLRSHDIPSDRIVVIDARAAAVAEANRNGLAAFEGDATRRELLRRAEIGKAREVIITLPRDDTAILTTLTVRQLNARCHIVVAGREEENLPLLRESGADSVVTSADAVGRLLGLSSVNPHVGEVVDDLLSSAHGMEVIQRRVSADEVGARPDDIVNERVLAVIRNDTLLNFYDPNLERLATGDQIVVVRRALTRRPRFPASPQS
- a CDS encoding RelA/SpoT family protein translates to MAEESVYGPYGAGRGAPGRPRSQELAKAPQPRMRMRERFVRWRAPKQATQAVLDPLISTVLAAHPSSDIALLERAYETADHYHRGQTRKSGDPYITHPLAVAMILAELGMDDQTLCAGLLHDTVEDTSYTMEQLTADFGEEVALLVDGVTKLDKVQYGSSAKAETIRKMVIAMSRDIRVLVIKLADRLHNMRTLGFLRPDKQNRIAKETLEIFAPLAHRLGMNAVKWELEDLAFSTTQPKLYDEIVHLVAEQAPQREKQLKEVIEIVRADLAEASINATVYGRPKHYYSIYQKMVVRGRDFSDIYDLVGLRILVDTPRDCYAALGVMHVRWNPLPGRFKDYIAMPKYNMYQSLHTTVLGPGGKPVELQIRTHDMHRRAEYGVAAHWKYKEDPNAVGKGIHSDGSELSWVRSLNQWSKEEDDPSEFLDSLRFEINSTEVYVFTPRGDVISLPQGATPVDFAYSVHTEVGHHCIGARVNGKLVPLETQLANGDVVDVLTSNAPDAGPSRDWLRFVASPRARSKIKAHFTRERREESIENGKEAIAKEIRHGGLHLQNLLTVEYLTAVANDLKVADVNALYAAVGEHNISPQSVVEKLVALGGGAEETRADRDEDTPVGMAPPPVRRHSETGVIVDGDPDMLVKLARCCTPLPGDEIMGFVTRSDGVSVHRTDCSNARHLLQYPERIVPVSWAGGAQEGYVVTVQVEGLDRSGLLFDTSKILAEQGVSVLSANMSASKNHLARLRLTFESPDPTHLKHLVESIRRISGVYDVYRVKS